The Henckelia pumila isolate YLH828 chromosome 2, ASM3356847v2, whole genome shotgun sequence genome includes a window with the following:
- the LOC140883335 gene encoding biogenesis of lysosome-related organelles complex 1 subunit 1 isoform X1: MNWNCQPLGPNVNSHMERLHPPEPGGLEASLLQMINDHNTASLKLREQTEKSKKEAIRTAMRVSDLLVNAVNGNVQEVFIIEKRIEMEIRALAAAVARFSKQTDQWLTASHTINTAVKEIGDFENWMKTIELDCKSISAAIRNIHHS, encoded by the exons ATGAATTGGAATTGCCAACCGCTAGGTCCGAACGTCAATTCTCAT ATGGAACGATTGCATCCGCCGGAGCCAGGAGGTCTAGAAGCATCACTTCTTCAAATGATTAACGATCATAACACTGCCTCTCTGAAGTTGCGGGAACAAACTG agaaatcaaagaaagaagccATTCGGACTGCAATGCGTGTGTCAGATCTATTGGTGAATGCAGTGAATGGCAACGTTCAAGAGGTGTTCATAATCGAGAAGCGAATTGAAATGGAAATTCGAGCATTAGCTGCAGCAGTTGCACGATTCTCAAAACAGACTGATCAGTGGCTCACAGCTTCTCACACCATCAACACCGCTGTCAAG GAGATTGGAGATTTTGAGAACTGGATGAAGACGATTGAACTTGATTGTAAAAGCATTAGTGCTGCCATTCGTAACATCCATCATTCATGA
- the LOC140883335 gene encoding biogenesis of lysosome-related organelles complex 1 subunit 1 isoform X2, producing the protein MNWNCQPLGPNVNSHMERLHPPEPGGLEASLLQMINDHNTASLKLREQTEKSKKEAIRTAMRVSDLLVNAVNGNVQEVFIIEKRIEMEIRALAAAVARFSKQTDQWLTASHTINTAVKDRQTRRGATNVISFWTHNPPF; encoded by the exons ATGAATTGGAATTGCCAACCGCTAGGTCCGAACGTCAATTCTCAT ATGGAACGATTGCATCCGCCGGAGCCAGGAGGTCTAGAAGCATCACTTCTTCAAATGATTAACGATCATAACACTGCCTCTCTGAAGTTGCGGGAACAAACTG agaaatcaaagaaagaagccATTCGGACTGCAATGCGTGTGTCAGATCTATTGGTGAATGCAGTGAATGGCAACGTTCAAGAGGTGTTCATAATCGAGAAGCGAATTGAAATGGAAATTCGAGCATTAGCTGCAGCAGTTGCACGATTCTCAAAACAGACTGATCAGTGGCTCACAGCTTCTCACACCATCAACACCGCTGTCAAG GACCGACAGACAAGGAGAGGCGCAACGAATGTAATTTCGTTTTGGACTCACAATCCTCCTTTCTAA
- the LOC140883335 gene encoding biogenesis of lysosome-related organelles complex 1 subunit 1 isoform X3: protein MERLHPPEPGGLEASLLQMINDHNTASLKLREQTEKSKKEAIRTAMRVSDLLVNAVNGNVQEVFIIEKRIEMEIRALAAAVARFSKQTDQWLTASHTINTAVKEIGDFENWMKTIELDCKSISAAIRNIHHS, encoded by the exons ATGGAACGATTGCATCCGCCGGAGCCAGGAGGTCTAGAAGCATCACTTCTTCAAATGATTAACGATCATAACACTGCCTCTCTGAAGTTGCGGGAACAAACTG agaaatcaaagaaagaagccATTCGGACTGCAATGCGTGTGTCAGATCTATTGGTGAATGCAGTGAATGGCAACGTTCAAGAGGTGTTCATAATCGAGAAGCGAATTGAAATGGAAATTCGAGCATTAGCTGCAGCAGTTGCACGATTCTCAAAACAGACTGATCAGTGGCTCACAGCTTCTCACACCATCAACACCGCTGTCAAG GAGATTGGAGATTTTGAGAACTGGATGAAGACGATTGAACTTGATTGTAAAAGCATTAGTGCTGCCATTCGTAACATCCATCATTCATGA